One Succinivibrio dextrinosolvens DNA window includes the following coding sequences:
- a CDS encoding transglycosylase SLT domain-containing protein gives MKLSNIVKSLLLGTSFCFLAANFNCSYASQTNSSKSAQTQKKVNKSNSSKKNNSAKNSKSSKATKTKKTSKSSRPNAQKKAPAKSNKNYFKEPIQRKEIRQTYVAPVVDLTAENPLLATTPKLINQRKYFQDAETAAKKGDTAEALRIKKNHLEDYPLAIWIDYWNLTNNMDVSKYPKVVEFIRSDDHKELSQILKNKYIDFLARHGNYKQVSELIGKKKPFDDNMEMNSSQQTLQCRYYEARWHLGQADMSSQIFANKIYMQLKPYPSGCSGLIYVWGQNGNLNDTNRMDKFERLYIQRRYADSTRNLAAEFSDDSKFKNRINMAMALYDDPSRILNEEYEPGSDDIHRVAVLAFKRFANLKPEEANPHFEYFCKKFHITPTERLDIIQIISRGFLGRNSTLDEVNWVDKHLPAIEWTDEIKIMRMRKAVWFAQWNVVYDLYNHLNPNDKKEINWRYWKARAAYEIGEKDQSLILMKEVAKDRSFFGFLAAQELGQQPPFNHQRLSKSAKWPSTVAHNKAAIRFFEFRALDSANANIEWNEVAKHGSNDEALVMAEWALSTGNVNYAIMSVIAGKRWDALDYRFPKAFLNLYKKYSSVTNVPISFLYGISRQESMLNPNIKSPVGAVGLMQLMPETARVVSKKNNWDYNGPRDLVIPENNIRLGSAYLKDMLTKFDNNRILAAAAYNAGPNRIPRWKSADGKKRDTPMFIENIPFKETRLYVQNVLLYDVIYKKLLTGKTDLLLKENERKYKY, from the coding sequence ATGAAATTATCAAATATAGTAAAATCCCTACTTCTAGGAACCTCTTTCTGTTTCCTTGCTGCTAATTTCAACTGTTCATATGCTTCTCAGACTAATAGCAGTAAATCTGCTCAGACTCAGAAGAAAGTAAATAAATCTAATTCAAGCAAAAAAAATAATTCTGCAAAAAATTCAAAAAGTTCAAAAGCAACTAAAACCAAGAAAACCAGTAAATCCTCTAGACCAAACGCACAGAAAAAGGCTCCAGCTAAGAGTAATAAAAACTATTTTAAGGAACCTATTCAAAGAAAAGAGATTAGACAGACCTATGTTGCACCTGTAGTTGATCTGACTGCAGAGAATCCTTTGCTTGCAACTACCCCTAAGCTCATCAACCAGCGAAAGTATTTTCAGGATGCAGAAACTGCGGCAAAGAAAGGTGATACTGCAGAGGCCTTAAGAATCAAGAAGAACCATCTAGAGGATTATCCTCTGGCTATATGGATTGATTACTGGAATCTGACCAATAACATGGATGTTTCAAAATATCCTAAGGTCGTTGAGTTTATCAGAAGTGATGATCATAAGGAATTAAGTCAGATTCTTAAAAACAAATACATAGATTTTCTGGCTAGACACGGAAACTATAAGCAGGTGTCAGAGCTTATTGGAAAGAAGAAGCCATTTGATGACAATATGGAAATGAATTCTTCCCAGCAGACTCTTCAGTGTCGCTACTATGAGGCAAGATGGCACTTGGGTCAGGCAGATATGTCATCTCAGATTTTTGCAAACAAAATCTATATGCAGTTAAAGCCATATCCATCAGGCTGCTCTGGTTTAATCTACGTTTGGGGGCAGAACGGTAATCTTAATGATACCAACCGTATGGATAAGTTTGAACGTCTTTACATTCAGCGAAGATATGCTGATTCAACTAGAAATCTGGCTGCAGAATTTTCAGATGACTCAAAGTTCAAGAATAGAATCAACATGGCAATGGCTTTGTATGATGATCCTTCAAGAATTCTTAATGAAGAATATGAACCTGGTTCAGATGATATTCATCGTGTTGCTGTATTAGCTTTTAAACGTTTTGCCAATCTTAAACCTGAGGAGGCTAATCCTCATTTTGAGTATTTCTGTAAGAAATTCCATATTACACCAACAGAGAGACTGGACATCATACAGATCATTTCCAGAGGCTTTTTAGGCAGAAATTCAACCCTGGATGAAGTTAACTGGGTAGATAAACATCTTCCTGCAATTGAATGGACAGATGAAATCAAGATCATGAGAATGAGAAAAGCAGTCTGGTTTGCTCAGTGGAATGTGGTCTATGATTTATATAATCATTTGAATCCGAATGATAAGAAAGAGATTAACTGGAGATACTGGAAGGCCAGAGCTGCTTATGAAATAGGGGAGAAGGATCAGAGTCTTATTCTTATGAAGGAAGTTGCAAAAGACCGCAGCTTCTTTGGATTCCTTGCTGCTCAGGAACTTGGTCAACAGCCTCCATTTAATCATCAGCGTCTTTCGAAGTCAGCAAAGTGGCCATCAACTGTGGCTCACAACAAGGCTGCTATCAGATTTTTTGAGTTCAGAGCTCTGGACAGTGCCAATGCTAATATTGAATGGAATGAAGTTGCTAAACATGGTTCTAATGATGAAGCTTTGGTAATGGCAGAATGGGCTCTGTCAACTGGCAACGTTAATTATGCAATTATGTCGGTTATTGCAGGCAAGAGATGGGATGCTCTAGATTACAGATTCCCTAAGGCCTTTTTAAATCTGTATAAAAAATACTCATCAGTAACCAACGTTCCTATTTCATTCCTGTATGGTATTTCACGTCAGGAGAGTATGTTAAATCCTAATATAAAGTCTCCTGTTGGCGCTGTTGGTTTAATGCAGCTGATGCCTGAAACAGCAAGAGTTGTTTCTAAAAAGAACAACTGGGATTATAACGGTCCTAGAGATTTGGTTATTCCTGAAAATAATATTCGTTTAGGCTCTGCTTATCTAAAAGATATGTTGACAAAATTTGACAACAATAGAATTCTAGCCGCTGCTGCTTATAATGCCGGACCTAACAGAATTCCAAGATGGAAGTCTGCAGACGGTAAGAAGCGTGATACTCCAATGTTTATCGAGAATATCCCTTTTAAGGAAACCAGGCTGTATGTTCAGAATGTGCTTTTATATGATGTGATTTATAAGAAGCTTCTGACAGGTAAAACAGATCTACTTTTAAAGGAAAATGAAAGGAAGTATAAGTATTAA
- a CDS encoding DDE-type integrase/transposase/recombinase, with the protein MTDRQRFRTKPVIPDHNLFYRRVKFLCIHSSFAGEQNIDLQMSHGTAVRLKKRITELNLTVEQVLSLTPSELIEKYFSNDRVNSRKFIIKGIRGNVTYLVPDFGVMTREYMRSCAHSGGSTNRKLELQRKVIYEDVYCSEENREKCRKENLTLYSLSNFCRLWRAYEKSNIVPTFRRKEEPGAIAEFDFTGVTMHCKDGTKVQFAILVLAYSRLIYIEAIPSQSAPDSAQAIVNGFKYFGGVPETLRIDNFKAAVTYAGRYGGEFTATYRMLANFLGCSLSSMPVRSGWLKGHAEAAVKIATHTLIARMKKRERDGQPFENIKEMNDWLIRNLDLINNHKVRGLNSSRRIIFEEDERNKLHPVANWDLHLSEIENRTVPATSRFEINGHAYCLPANLIGCKVQLEIKPQQLIFYEDGRPLCTYKRQDNVPGTSTCKGYNPPQQLFIEVLKATPLPMLYEWAQAIGSETLKKVKSILGGTINIDKLRRAVKLLSLPHELPEDYPLFEKFLKEQPEYRGVSKLKELWRVYPDKSSSSRLDPVYRFNYLFEKVEAKLYGEDINLCWDKETKEDPHKNERGMVFLNYPKTNGASAEITSNCSDPNRSNCSDPSNTNDHDLVNPQEKEQ; encoded by the coding sequence ATGACAGATAGACAAAGGTTTAGAACTAAACCTGTTATTCCAGACCACAACCTTTTTTATAGAAGAGTTAAATTTCTCTGTATTCATTCATCTTTTGCTGGAGAACAGAATATTGATTTACAGATGAGTCACGGTACTGCAGTCAGACTAAAAAAGAGAATTACAGAACTCAATCTAACCGTAGAACAGGTTCTTTCTCTGACGCCATCAGAACTCATTGAAAAGTATTTCTCAAACGATAGAGTTAACTCCAGAAAATTTATTATTAAGGGCATTCGTGGCAATGTAACCTACCTGGTGCCTGATTTTGGGGTAATGACCAGGGAATACATGCGCAGCTGTGCTCACAGCGGAGGCTCAACCAACCGTAAGTTGGAACTGCAGCGAAAAGTTATATACGAGGATGTTTACTGCTCCGAGGAAAACAGGGAGAAATGCAGAAAGGAAAATCTCACACTGTATTCTCTATCTAACTTTTGTCGCTTATGGAGAGCCTATGAAAAATCCAATATAGTTCCAACCTTCAGACGCAAGGAAGAGCCTGGAGCCATAGCTGAATTCGACTTTACAGGTGTCACCATGCATTGTAAGGATGGAACCAAGGTACAGTTTGCAATTCTGGTACTGGCATATTCAAGACTAATCTATATAGAAGCGATTCCCTCTCAAAGTGCTCCTGATTCCGCACAGGCAATCGTCAATGGCTTTAAATACTTTGGCGGTGTCCCTGAAACTCTGCGCATAGATAACTTTAAGGCGGCAGTGACATATGCTGGCAGGTATGGAGGAGAATTTACCGCAACCTACAGAATGCTTGCTAACTTCCTTGGCTGCTCATTATCCTCAATGCCGGTTCGCAGCGGCTGGCTTAAGGGCCATGCTGAGGCTGCAGTTAAGATTGCGACTCATACTCTTATTGCTAGGATGAAGAAAAGAGAGCGTGACGGTCAGCCTTTTGAAAACATTAAGGAAATGAATGACTGGCTTATTCGTAACCTTGATTTAATCAACAATCATAAGGTTCGTGGTCTTAACTCAAGCCGAAGAATAATTTTTGAGGAGGATGAACGAAACAAACTCCATCCTGTTGCAAACTGGGACCTTCATCTCTCAGAAATCGAAAACAGAACGGTTCCTGCAACCTCAAGATTCGAAATTAACGGCCATGCTTACTGTTTACCTGCCAACCTTATAGGATGCAAGGTTCAACTTGAAATAAAGCCTCAGCAACTGATTTTTTACGAGGACGGACGACCATTGTGTACCTACAAGCGTCAGGATAATGTTCCCGGTACATCAACCTGCAAAGGATACAATCCTCCTCAGCAGCTTTTTATTGAAGTCTTAAAAGCAACTCCTTTACCCATGCTTTATGAATGGGCGCAGGCTATCGGTTCTGAAACACTGAAAAAAGTGAAGTCCATCCTTGGTGGAACAATCAATATCGATAAATTAAGGAGAGCTGTAAAACTTTTGAGTTTGCCTCATGAACTTCCGGAGGACTATCCTCTTTTTGAAAAATTTCTTAAGGAGCAGCCTGAATACAGAGGAGTAAGCAAGCTAAAGGAGTTATGGCGTGTATATCCAGACAAGAGTTCCAGCTCAAGATTAGATCCTGTTTATCGGTTCAACTACCTCTTTGAGAAGGTTGAAGCAAAACTTTATGGTGAAGATATAAATCTCTGCTGGGATAAAGAGACAAAAGAGGATCCCCATAAGAATGAACGAGGCATGGTATTTCTTAACTATCCAAAGACAAATGGGGCTTCAGCAGAGATCACTTCAAATTGCAGTGATCCGAACAGATCAAATTGTAGCGATCCATCTAACACCAATGATCACGATCTAGTTAATCCACAAGAGAAGGAGCAGTAA
- a CDS encoding ATP-binding protein → MSTQIEELLKDLKLKYAVSAYQSLQDDQKLLASITLDDALLSLLTAEIDGRSKQRQIMLLRMSKIPVLSELSDIAYDENRGQKFSKLMARLRTLSWIETGHNVCILGSSGSGKTFISSAIAREATRKGFSVLFSNARDLAARFTELRAQGSRVYTQARKRLQNQRLLVLDDFCLTPPSVEDTQSLFDIMNDRSGKHSTLVTSQKDAKRWVEEMGISAVGEAVAERIEANSITMVLGSGSRRRKADEQ, encoded by the coding sequence ATGAGCACTCAGATTGAAGAACTGTTAAAAGATTTGAAGCTAAAATATGCAGTCTCTGCCTATCAGTCATTACAGGATGATCAAAAGCTTTTAGCCAGCATAACCCTGGATGATGCTCTGTTATCTTTACTTACAGCAGAAATAGACGGCAGAAGCAAGCAGCGACAGATTATGTTACTGCGCATGTCAAAAATACCTGTACTGTCTGAGCTTTCAGATATTGCCTATGATGAAAATCGAGGTCAGAAATTCAGTAAGCTCATGGCAAGACTTAGAACCTTATCCTGGATAGAAACCGGACACAATGTCTGTATCTTAGGAAGTTCCGGCAGCGGTAAGACCTTTATTAGTTCTGCTATTGCCAGAGAAGCAACACGTAAGGGATTCAGTGTTCTATTCTCCAATGCCCGTGATTTAGCGGCACGATTCACTGAGCTTAGAGCACAAGGCTCCAGAGTCTATACTCAGGCACGTAAGAGGTTGCAGAACCAGCGCTTACTGGTGCTGGATGATTTCTGCCTGACTCCACCATCGGTTGAAGATACACAGTCTCTCTTTGATATTATGAACGACCGCAGTGGAAAACATTCTACGCTGGTTACCTCTCAGAAAGACGCCAAGCGCTGGGTAGAAGAAATGGGCATTTCTGCGGTTGGAGAGGCAGTAGCAGAAAGAATTGAGGCTAATTCAATAACTATGGTTTTAGGCTCAGGTTCAAGAAGGAGAAAGGCCGATGAACAGTAA
- a CDS encoding sodium-dependent transporter gives MSTKVRTREVFRTRLGFLLIAAGCAVGIGNVWRFPYIVGQYGGAYFVLLYLFFLLSVGIPLLTVELAIGRASRSSMAYCYERLEQPGSHWHFNKWWQFSGNYILMAFYVVVAGWMLFYFCNFVSGNITPGMTRETAGQNFGELLGNPETMFLCVFITVLFSFTIVAMGVIKGVERFTKPLMIVLTLLLFFMACRSFTLDGFSEGIKFYLKPDFEKFENNIGEAIWAAMGQAFFTLSVGFGAIAIFGSYMSERHKILNEAVFIATFDTIIALLSGFVIFPACFTYGINPDAGPNLLFITMTVVFSNMTFGNIWGSLFFLFMLIAAVSTMIAVFESSIAGCIELFKWSRIKAVVINFVVIIALSLLPMLGFNVLSDVHIIGSNTGILDFFDFLVSNNILPIGSIVFVLFICSKSGMQWKRYIDQCNVGKGFSMPTALYFYYKYILTTMVIIVLAVGYYKIFGRA, from the coding sequence ATGAGTACTAAGGTAAGAACTAGGGAAGTATTTAGAACAAGACTAGGCTTCCTTCTGATTGCCGCAGGTTGTGCTGTGGGTATTGGTAATGTTTGGAGATTTCCATACATTGTAGGTCAGTACGGTGGTGCGTATTTTGTTCTTTTATATCTGTTTTTCCTGCTTTCTGTAGGTATTCCTTTACTTACGGTTGAGCTTGCTATTGGTAGAGCTTCAAGAAGTTCAATGGCTTACTGTTATGAAAGACTTGAACAGCCTGGATCTCACTGGCATTTCAACAAATGGTGGCAGTTTTCAGGTAATTACATCCTGATGGCTTTCTATGTTGTTGTAGCAGGATGGATGCTTTTCTATTTCTGTAACTTTGTCTCAGGCAATATTACCCCAGGCATGACCAGAGAAACAGCTGGGCAGAATTTCGGTGAGCTTCTTGGCAATCCCGAGACTATGTTCCTTTGTGTTTTTATCACAGTTCTTTTCTCTTTTACTATTGTTGCCATGGGAGTCATAAAAGGTGTTGAGCGTTTTACCAAGCCTTTGATGATTGTGCTGACTCTGCTGTTGTTCTTTATGGCCTGCCGATCCTTTACCTTAGATGGATTTTCAGAGGGAATCAAGTTCTATCTGAAACCAGACTTTGAGAAGTTTGAGAACAATATTGGTGAGGCAATCTGGGCTGCAATGGGGCAGGCTTTCTTTACCTTATCTGTTGGTTTCGGTGCAATTGCAATTTTTGGTAGCTATATGTCAGAACGTCACAAGATTCTGAATGAGGCCGTATTTATTGCAACCTTTGATACTATCATTGCCTTATTATCTGGTTTCGTAATCTTTCCTGCTTGTTTTACTTACGGCATTAATCCAGATGCTGGTCCTAATCTGCTGTTCATAACCATGACAGTCGTTTTCTCAAATATGACCTTTGGAAACATTTGGGGAAGTCTGTTCTTCCTGTTCATGCTGATTGCAGCTGTTTCAACCATGATTGCCGTGTTTGAAAGCTCTATTGCTGGCTGCATAGAACTGTTCAAATGGAGTAGAATCAAAGCTGTGGTTATCAATTTTGTGGTTATTATCGCCTTAAGCTTACTGCCAATGCTTGGCTTCAATGTTTTATCAGATGTCCATATTATTGGTTCCAATACCGGTATTCTTGATTTCTTTGACTTCCTGGTCTCTAACAATATTCTTCCTATCGGTTCAATTGTGTTTGTGCTGTTCATCTGCTCCAAGAGTGGCATGCAGTGGAAGAGATACATTGACCAGTGCAATGTCGGAAAAGGCTTTTCAATGCCAACAGCATTGTATTTCTACTATAAATATATTCTGACAACCATGGTTATCATTGTGCTGGCCGTTGGTTACTATAAGATTTTTGGAAGAGCATAA
- a CDS encoding DMT family transporter, translated as MLIIALFLLYLIWGLNWTVMKIASVYFEPELFATSRFLVGFIVLLPFVFFNKNHRNNLKNIIVDSFVPLRNLSESDTSSYFSIFSLIVRLKNCSLFWIALAGILHISYSNVVVQIAISHLGAGVSCVLNYTMPIFVAILSYIVLKEKFSFVKSLGIGLAFIGLFVIMNFRLEGELSMMFFALSGALSWAVANLIIKTKLGGLDKLAHTTLQLGFGTFFLIVYSCIVVKSLPVFNLTSILCLLYNGVLASALCFVLWSFVVDQMDPSALAVSSMLTPLIGVLGGVVFLSERLSSRMIFGMMLLLLGVIMVQIVVRHQNNSTKKIEDKLK; from the coding sequence ATGCTGATAATAGCCTTATTTCTACTTTACTTAATCTGGGGGCTGAATTGGACGGTAATGAAAATAGCCTCCGTCTATTTCGAGCCAGAGCTATTTGCCACCTCAAGGTTTCTTGTTGGTTTTATTGTTCTTTTGCCTTTTGTCTTTTTTAATAAAAATCATCGTAATAATCTAAAGAACATTATTGTGGATAGTTTTGTTCCTCTAAGGAACTTAAGCGAATCTGATACTAGTTCTTATTTTTCTATTTTTTCTCTGATAGTTAGACTAAAAAATTGTAGTCTGTTCTGGATTGCTCTCGCAGGAATCTTACATATCAGTTATTCAAATGTAGTAGTTCAGATTGCTATTTCGCATCTTGGGGCGGGTGTTTCTTGTGTCCTAAATTACACAATGCCTATATTCGTAGCAATACTGTCATATATAGTGTTAAAGGAGAAATTCTCTTTTGTTAAAAGTCTGGGAATTGGTCTGGCTTTTATTGGACTGTTTGTGATTATGAATTTCCGTCTTGAAGGCGAGCTATCTATGATGTTTTTTGCTTTGAGCGGTGCGTTATCCTGGGCGGTAGCTAATCTTATCATAAAGACTAAATTAGGAGGTCTGGACAAGCTTGCTCACACCACCTTACAACTTGGCTTTGGTACCTTTTTTCTGATTGTCTATTCCTGTATTGTGGTTAAGAGTTTACCAGTATTTAACCTCACCTCAATTCTCTGTCTTTTGTATAACGGAGTTTTGGCATCGGCTCTCTGCTTTGTACTATGGAGCTTTGTTGTTGATCAGATGGATCCTTCTGCACTTGCTGTAAGTTCTATGCTTACTCCTTTGATTGGAGTGTTGGGAGGTGTGGTGTTTCTATCTGAAAGGCTGTCTTCAAGGATGATCTTTGGTATGATGTTGCTCTTATTGGGCGTAATTATGGTTCAGATTGTGGTTAGGCATCAGAATAATAGTACAAAGAAGATTGAAGACAAGTTAAAGTAA
- a CDS encoding DNA-binding protein yields MPVKAKATYESVRDAVNQLEKEGKEVNPTNVLNLTGGSRSTVYKFLSQLQDEDTKRQIKKPLPELEDLINEQSTAIITSLYEICKHRAEEVVLTEYETMKKRFADLQKTAEHMDLIEEKYQLKAQNFELQELKLKTENQELKEQNKILKDQVQTLKEQITALNKIINKQ; encoded by the coding sequence ATGCCGGTAAAAGCTAAAGCTACCTACGAGAGTGTACGAGATGCAGTCAATCAACTGGAAAAGGAAGGTAAAGAGGTTAATCCAACCAATGTCCTTAACCTAACCGGAGGCTCCAGAAGCACCGTATACAAGTTTCTAAGCCAACTCCAGGATGAAGATACCAAAAGACAAATCAAGAAGCCTCTGCCTGAACTTGAAGACTTAATAAATGAGCAGAGTACAGCCATAATTACATCTCTTTATGAAATCTGCAAACACCGCGCTGAAGAGGTTGTTTTAACCGAATATGAAACAATGAAGAAACGCTTTGCAGATTTACAAAAGACTGCAGAGCATATGGATTTAATCGAAGAAAAATACCAGCTGAAAGCGCAGAATTTCGAGCTTCAGGAACTGAAGTTAAAGACAGAAAATCAGGAGCTTAAAGAACAGAATAAAATCCTAAAAGATCAGGTTCAAACTTTGAAAGAACAGATTACTGCGTTAAATAAGATAATTAACAAACAGTAA
- a CDS encoding DUF2335 domain-containing protein yields MRLHRGPLPSAEQMEKYERISPGAFDRIFNMAAERQQFDHEEKMSTIAASQNRVDKTYRNAMVAMPMAFMLCFSLIVAGVYLIITGHSLAGTLFGTPAFIAVLRYFLGPVKLSKNKDRPPVNNQDNNK; encoded by the coding sequence GTGAGATTACATAGAGGTCCTTTACCATCAGCTGAGCAGATGGAGAAATATGAAAGAATATCTCCAGGAGCTTTTGATAGAATCTTTAATATGGCTGCTGAACGACAGCAGTTTGATCATGAAGAAAAGATGAGTACAATTGCAGCCTCCCAAAACAGAGTAGATAAAACATACAGAAATGCAATGGTGGCAATGCCAATGGCTTTTATGCTATGTTTTAGTCTAATCGTTGCAGGAGTGTATCTAATCATTACAGGTCATTCTTTAGCAGGAACACTATTTGGAACACCGGCTTTTATTGCTGTTCTAAGATATTTCTTAGGGCCGGTAAAGCTATCTAAAAATAAAGACCGGCCTCCAGTAAATAACCAGGATAATAACAAATAA
- a CDS encoding sodium-dependent transporter, whose product MNEKREQFKTRLGFILIAAGCAVGIGNVWRFPYITGQYGGAIFVLIYLIFLLAMGIPLLTVELAIGRASRSSIAKCYEKLEEPGTKWHVNKWWQLAGNYILMSFYGIITGWMLYYFLKFAFGTVESNLPKDVALEGFVSLLADPVTLYMCMAAVVAFSFMIVALGLVKGVERYTKPLMMMLIILLVFMAVRTCTMSGFADGISFYLKPDLSKLENNFGEAIWAAMGQAFFTLSTGMGGIAIFGSYMSNRHCLLNEALFIAGLDTAIALLSGFVIFPACFTYGINPDAGPNLLFVSMTTVFSNMYLGSMWGTLFFLFMLIAAVSTLIAVFENIIAANLEMFNVRRRKAVLVNFLVILLLAILPVLGFNVLSNVSILGNGTGITDFCDFLISSNVLPIGSLVFVLFITSKRGMKWEKYIKECNTGIGYKISEKLFVYYRYVLTTAIAVILFIGYLKVFNINLF is encoded by the coding sequence ATGAACGAGAAAAGAGAACAGTTTAAAACCAGACTTGGTTTTATTTTGATTGCAGCAGGATGTGCTGTCGGTATTGGTAATGTCTGGAGATTCCCTTATATTACAGGTCAGTATGGTGGAGCTATTTTTGTACTGATTTATCTGATCTTCCTTTTGGCAATGGGTATTCCTCTTTTAACTGTTGAACTTGCAATAGGTAGAGCATCAAGATCTTCAATAGCAAAATGCTATGAAAAACTAGAGGAGCCTGGTACCAAATGGCATGTTAATAAATGGTGGCAGCTTGCTGGTAACTATATTCTGATGTCTTTCTATGGAATTATTACCGGATGGATGCTTTACTATTTCCTTAAGTTTGCTTTCGGTACCGTTGAGTCAAATCTGCCAAAGGATGTTGCTCTTGAGGGGTTCGTTTCACTTCTTGCAGATCCTGTTACTCTGTATATGTGTATGGCTGCAGTTGTTGCTTTCTCATTTATGATTGTGGCTTTAGGTCTGGTTAAAGGTGTTGAGAGATATACCAAGCCTTTAATGATGATGCTGATTATTCTTCTTGTATTCATGGCTGTTCGCACCTGCACCATGTCTGGTTTTGCTGATGGTATTTCTTTCTACTTAAAACCTGATTTATCCAAACTTGAGAATAATTTTGGTGAAGCTATATGGGCTGCAATGGGACAGGCTTTCTTTACTTTATCTACAGGTATGGGCGGTATAGCAATATTCGGTAGCTACATGTCAAACCGTCACTGCCTGTTAAACGAGGCCTTATTTATTGCAGGACTTGATACTGCAATTGCTCTTTTATCTGGCTTTGTTATCTTCCCAGCTTGTTTTACTTACGGGATCAATCCTGATGCTGGTCCTAATCTGCTGTTTGTTTCCATGACAACAGTCTTTTCAAATATGTACCTGGGATCAATGTGGGGAACTCTGTTCTTCCTGTTTATGCTGATTGCGGCTGTGTCAACACTGATTGCAGTGTTTGAGAATATTATTGCTGCAAACTTAGAAATGTTTAACGTTAGAAGAAGGAAGGCAGTTCTGGTTAACTTTTTAGTTATTCTGCTATTAGCTATTCTCCCTGTATTAGGTTTCAATGTTCTTTCAAATGTTTCAATCCTAGGAAACGGCACTGGTATTACAGATTTCTGTGACTTCCTGATTTCATCAAATGTACTGCCTATTGGTTCTTTAGTATTTGTTCTGTTCATTACCTCAAAGCGTGGTATGAAATGGGAGAAATATATTAAAGAGTGTAATACCGGTATCGGCTACAAAATTTCAGAGAAACTGTTTGTTTACTACAGATATGTTCTAACAACTGCTATTGCCGTGATTCTGTTTATAGGATATTTAAAGGTATTTAACATTAATCTGTTCTAA